The window GCGTGACCTCTCCGGCGCGGGTGCGCACCACCTCGGCCGCGACGTCGATGAGCTTGCGGTTCGAGCGGTTGGACTGCACGCGGAGGTGGTCGAACGCGGCGTCCTCGTCGAGGTCCAGCCGGAGCATCAACATGCCCTTCGCCTGCTCGATCACGCCGCGGTTGCGCATGGCGAGGCGCAGGCCCTCCACCTCGGCCTGAAGCTGCGTCAGGTGGGGGTCCTCGGCGGTCTCCGGAGTCTCCTGCTCGACCTCGATCACGGGTCCCTGGGGGCTACTGCTCCGCGTCCTGGCCGTCGGAGCGCTCCTGGCCGCCGATGCCGACGTCGTCCCCCCGGGTCGGGATGGGCGACGCGGTGCCGGCGTCCGCGAGCCCCGGCTCGGCGCTCTGCGCCGGCGCGGTCGTCTGCGTCCCCGGGCTGAGCGGGCCGTCGTCGTCGTAGACCTCGTCCTCCCCGCAGGCGGCGGCGCTGCCGAGCACGAGCACGGCGGTCAGAACGGCGGGGGCGGAACGGGGCAGGGACATGGACTCTCCTTCGGCTCGTGGCCGCACTACCCCGAGGCCCGCGCGGAATTCCCCCCCGGGCGAGGCCGTTGCACCGGGCATGTCCGACGTCACGCCCGAACAGACCCGCGTCCTCGTCGTCACCGCCCACCCCGACGACGTCGACTACGGCGTCGCCGGCTCGATCGCCCGCTGGACCGCGGAGGGCATCGAGGTGGCCTACTGCATCGTCACCGACGGTGACGCCGGTGGGAACGATCCCTCGATCAGCCGCGCCGAGATGGCCGCGCAGCGCCGGGAGGAGCAGCTCAAGGCCGCGTCCGTGGTCGGCGTCCGGCAGGTCGAGTTCCTCGGCTACCCCGACGGCCGCCTGACGGTGAGCCTGGAGCTGCGCCGCGACATCTCGCGCGTGATCCGACAGTTCCGCCCGACCCGCGTGATCACGCAGCACCCGGTCCGCGACCTGCGCAGCATGTACGGCAGCCACCCGGACCACACGGCGACCGGCGAGGCCGCGTTCTGCGCCGTCTACCCCGACGCCCGCAACGAGTTCGCCCACCCCGAGCTGCTCGCCGTCGACGGCCTCGCGCCCCACACCGTCTCCGAGATCTGGGTTCTCTCCCCGGGCGGGGGCGACGTCACCGTCGACATCACCGACACCTTCGACCGCAAGATGGCCGCGCTGTGGGCGCACGTCTCCCAGACGGCCCACCTTCCCGACCTCGAGCAGCGCATGCGCGAGTGGGGCGCCGCCCAGGCGGTGGCGGGGAACCTTCCGTCGGGACGCCTCGGCGAGTCGTTCGTCGTGCTCGACACCCGTTAAGACGTTGCGTCCGGCCAACTGAGGCCAATAGCCCACAGTTGGCCGGACGTTACGAGCTCAGCTCAGTCCGCGGCGGCGCGGCGCTCGGCTCCGGTCTCGCCGGAGAAGTCCTCGTCGCCGGCGACCCGGCCGACGAACTCCTCGGCCTTGCTGGTCCCGGTCGTGCCGCCCTCGGTGTCCCGGCGGTCCGGGTCACCCCCGGTGGCCCGGGAGTCGACGCGCGCCTCGTCGGGCTCGACGTCGGACTCGGTCTTCTGGCGTCCGCTCATGGCGCTCTCCTCTCGACGCGACGACGCGACCCGGCGAACCCGGTCAGGGCTTCGGCCGGTCGACCTCGCCGCGCCAGGCGCCGGTCTCGGCGCCGCGCTCCTCGATGAACTCCTTGAACCGGCCGAGGTCGCCGTCGATCTGGCGGCCGATCATGCCGGTCGCGAGGCCGAGCTTCTCGAGCATCCCGCCCTCGATGTCCATCTGAAGGGTGAGGCGGGTCTGGGCCTCGTCGAGGCGGTGGAACGTGACGACGCCGGCCTGCTCGGTCTCGCCGTTGGTCGTGGTCCACGCGATCCGCTCGTCCGGGATCTGCTCGGTGATGCGGGTCTCGAACTCGCGCTCGGCGCCCATCACGTTGGTCTTCCAGCGGCTGCGGGTGTCGTCGATCTGCTCGACCGACTCGACGCCGTCCATGAACCGGGGGAACTCCTCGAGCTGCGTCCACTGGTTGTAGGCCGTCGACACGGGGACGGCGACGTCGACCGTCTTGAGCAGCGTCATGTCGCTCTCCTTCGTTTCGGGCACAACCCGTTTCGGGCGCGCCGTGATCACTCGGAGAGAGCCCTACCCGGGCCGGGGCCGGAAACTCGGGAGCAGCTAGCGGAGCCGGCCCGGCAGCCCCGGCCGCTCGTGGGTGAGGAGGCGGTCCGCGAGCGTGGTCGCCGCGGCGGGGTCGCCGACGCCGGCGGCGGCGAGCGTGGCGTACGTCTCGGACCGGTCGAGGCCCTCGAGGTGACGGAGCGCGTACGCGGCGCGGGCGGCCGGGAACAGGCCGACGAGGTCGGGGGCGGAGGCGCGCGGCCGGGCGCCGCAGGAGGCGAGGACGGCGCGGCGGCGGCCGGTGGCCAGCGTGCGGCGCAGGACGAGCTCGCGCAGGACGGCGTACGGGGCCTCGGGGTTGTAGGTCCGGTCCACCGCGACGTGGGCGATCAACGCCCGCCGACGGCGTCCGAGGCTCGGGCTGAGCACGAGAAACGCCAGCCGTTGCAGCCGGGCGCGCGCGTCGGCGACGGAGGGGTTCAGACCTGGTTCGGCGGGGTTACCGGACACGAGAACGACGTCCCATCTTCCGGAGCGGCGGGGCGGATCAAGACGTGACAGAAGCTTGTGATCATGTGACGAATCACGAACGGAGCGTCACCGGTTTGATGCATGTCCGAAGGACAATCCTCTGGGTCCCGGGGGGTGTGTCAAGAGTCTTGGGCCCGGCGGGCCGAACTCTTAGCTGACGCCCTGTCACTTGCTCGGCGTGTCGCCGCCTGAGCCAGCCTTACCGGTGATTTTGCTCTTGAGCGTCTCGACGCGTTCCTTGTTCTTCGGGTCCTGGAGCTGCTTCTGCACCTGCTCCTTGGCCTTCGCGATGCGCTCCTGGTTCTTCGGGTCCGCGAGCTGCTTGCGGACCTGCTCGTTCGCGACCTTGATCGCCCGGCGACCCTGCGGGGACGCGAGGATCTGGGCGACTCTGATGATCGGCACCGCCATGAGAAACACCTCGGACGAAGTCGGGAACTCTCTCAGGTTACCGGCACTACGGACGTTGGTCCCGGCGAAGCGGATGGTCGGCCGGGACCTCGACCAGGACGATCTTCATCCCGTCCGGGTCCGCGATCCAGCACTCGATGAGCCCCCACGGCTCCTGGACCGGCGGCCGGAGGACCGGGACGCCCGCCCGTTCGAGGCGTTCGTGCTGCTTGTGGACGTTGCGGACCTGGATCCACATGGCGATCGCGTCGTTCGGGCCGTCCG of the Sporichthya polymorpha DSM 43042 genome contains:
- a CDS encoding VOC family protein, which codes for MDVLSSRVLLRPTDHARSRHFYEETLGLAVFREFGPADHPGVVFHLGNGLLELSGSSADGPNDAIAMWIQVRNVHKQHERLERAGVPVLRPPVQEPWGLIECWIADPDGMKIVLVEVPADHPLRRDQRP
- a CDS encoding SRPBCC family protein encodes the protein MTLLKTVDVAVPVSTAYNQWTQLEEFPRFMDGVESVEQIDDTRSRWKTNVMGAEREFETRITEQIPDERIAWTTTNGETEQAGVVTFHRLDEAQTRLTLQMDIEGGMLEKLGLATGMIGRQIDGDLGRFKEFIEERGAETGAWRGEVDRPKP
- a CDS encoding ANTAR domain-containing protein, with the protein product MIEVEQETPETAEDPHLTQLQAEVEGLRLAMRNRGVIEQAKGMLMLRLDLDEDAAFDHLRVQSNRSNRKLIDVAAEVVRTRAGEVTPG
- a CDS encoding PIG-L deacetylase family protein; this encodes MSDVTPEQTRVLVVTAHPDDVDYGVAGSIARWTAEGIEVAYCIVTDGDAGGNDPSISRAEMAAQRREEQLKAASVVGVRQVEFLGYPDGRLTVSLELRRDISRVIRQFRPTRVITQHPVRDLRSMYGSHPDHTATGEAAFCAVYPDARNEFAHPELLAVDGLAPHTVSEIWVLSPGGGDVTVDITDTFDRKMAALWAHVSQTAHLPDLEQRMREWGAAQAVAGNLPSGRLGESFVVLDTR